Proteins from one Streptosporangium becharense genomic window:
- a CDS encoding STAS domain-containing protein, whose product MSRELFIDVDHHERVGCTVLTVMGDIDRNSSPLLEDAIRRMVSTRRTRLVIDAEEITFCDSSGLRVLLGGIRVTSEVGGWLRLAAVGGNLERLLRMTDLYGRFPVDADVAVSLGHAHGP is encoded by the coding sequence ATGAGCAGAGAGCTCTTCATCGACGTCGACCATCACGAGCGCGTGGGCTGCACCGTGCTCACCGTCATGGGTGACATCGACCGCAATTCCAGCCCGCTGCTCGAAGACGCCATCCGGCGGATGGTCTCCACCCGCCGGACGCGGCTCGTCATCGACGCCGAGGAGATCACCTTCTGCGACTCCAGCGGGTTGCGGGTGCTCCTCGGCGGGATACGCGTGACCTCCGAGGTGGGCGGATGGCTGCGCCTGGCGGCGGTGGGAGGGAACCTGGAGCGGCTGCTGCGGATGACCGACCTCTACGGCCGCTTCCCGGTCGACGCCGACGTGGCCGTCTCCCTCGGCCACGCTCACGGCCCGTGA
- a CDS encoding sensor histidine kinase, with protein sequence MFNRTPLQVKLIAVILVLLMIALALIGVGSVSIMRGYLIDRVDTQIGLNADSALRRLRRDAATLAGKPLAPDVRLELRDRGGRITLLLSGTEVEGKPGPQVPADHGDEPFESGDWRVRAIPLDDGGKLLVAVDMGEVRQIVGRLALVELLGGGGLMLMLAGAGVLIIRRSLRPLQEIERTAQAIAAGDLSRRVPDTDPRTEVGRLGRSLNGMLAQIEAAFRARSESESAARSSEERMRRFVADASHELRTPLTSIRGFAEFYRQAPGIDAGPLMRRVESEAVRMGLLVDDLLMLARMDQQRPMATRPVDLLAIAADAVHDARILAPDREITLSVDGSALIVSGDEVRLRQVVGNLMTNALTHTPDRSPVRVALSAQDGSAVVEVADEGPGLTAEQCERVFERFYRVDSARGRRAPEDGGSGLGLAIVAAMVQAHGGTVTVESEPGKGATFRVFLPLAPDFD encoded by the coding sequence ATGTTCAACCGGACTCCGCTGCAGGTCAAGCTGATAGCGGTCATCCTGGTTCTCCTGATGATCGCGCTCGCGCTCATCGGCGTCGGCAGCGTCTCCATCATGCGCGGTTACCTGATCGACCGCGTCGACACCCAGATCGGCCTGAACGCCGACAGCGCGTTGCGCCGGCTGCGCCGTGACGCGGCCACACTGGCCGGCAAGCCCCTGGCGCCGGATGTCAGGCTGGAGCTCCGCGACCGCGGCGGCAGGATCACCCTCCTGCTCAGCGGGACCGAGGTGGAGGGCAAGCCGGGGCCCCAGGTGCCCGCCGACCACGGCGACGAGCCGTTCGAGAGCGGTGACTGGCGGGTCCGGGCGATCCCGCTGGACGACGGCGGGAAGCTCCTCGTCGCGGTGGACATGGGCGAGGTACGGCAGATCGTCGGCCGGCTCGCCCTGGTGGAGCTGCTCGGCGGCGGCGGACTGATGCTGATGCTCGCCGGAGCCGGAGTGCTGATCATCCGCCGGAGCCTCCGCCCGCTCCAGGAGATCGAACGCACCGCCCAGGCCATCGCCGCCGGAGACCTGAGCCGCCGGGTCCCCGACACGGACCCGCGCACCGAGGTGGGCCGGCTCGGCCGGTCGCTCAACGGGATGCTCGCCCAGATCGAGGCCGCCTTCCGGGCCAGGTCGGAGTCGGAGTCCGCCGCCCGCAGCTCCGAGGAGCGCATGCGCAGGTTCGTCGCGGACGCCTCGCACGAGCTGCGCACACCGCTGACCTCGATCCGCGGCTTCGCCGAGTTCTACCGGCAGGCCCCCGGCATCGACGCGGGGCCGCTGATGCGCCGGGTCGAGTCGGAGGCGGTCCGGATGGGACTGCTGGTCGACGACCTGCTGATGCTCGCCCGGATGGACCAGCAGCGGCCGATGGCCACCCGCCCGGTCGACCTGCTCGCCATCGCCGCCGACGCCGTCCACGACGCGCGCATCCTCGCCCCCGACCGGGAGATCACGCTCTCGGTGGACGGTTCGGCGCTCATCGTCTCCGGCGACGAGGTGCGGCTCCGCCAGGTCGTCGGCAACCTCATGACGAACGCGCTCACCCACACCCCGGACCGCTCGCCGGTGCGCGTCGCGCTCTCCGCCCAGGACGGCTCGGCCGTCGTCGAGGTGGCGGACGAGGGGCCGGGGCTCACCGCCGAACAGTGCGAGCGCGTCTTCGAACGGTTCTACCGGGTCGACTCCGCCCGTGGCCGCCGCGCTCCCGAGGACGGCGGCAGCGGGCTCGGCCTGGCCATCGTCGCCGCGATGGTCCAGGCCCACGGCGGCACCGTCACCGTGGAGTCCGAACCCGGGAAGGGGGCGACCTTCCGGGTGTTCCTCCCGCTCGCCCCCGACTTCGACTGA
- a CDS encoding ABC transporter ATP-binding protein, with amino-acid sequence MTVPVLSLSDITKVYGRGDAEVRALRGVSLTVERGDYVAIMGASGSGKSTLMNILGCLDVPSSGRYLIDGTDIGSLDERRLAVLRNRKIGFVFQSFNLIPRMSALANVELPMAYGGVGAAERRTRALAALEQVGLSDRVRHEPNELSGGQQQRVAVARALVTAPALLLADEPTGNLDTTSTEDVLRIFDRLSAGGRTIVLITHEDDVAARAKRVIRLVDGRIVDDRRQAPVDGPPPSMAEVAP; translated from the coding sequence ATGACCGTCCCCGTCCTGTCCCTGAGCGACATCACCAAGGTCTACGGTCGGGGAGACGCCGAGGTCCGGGCGCTGCGCGGGGTGTCGCTCACCGTCGAGCGGGGCGACTACGTGGCCATCATGGGCGCGTCGGGCTCCGGCAAGTCCACGCTCATGAACATCCTCGGCTGCCTGGACGTGCCGTCCTCGGGCCGCTACCTGATCGACGGCACCGACATCGGGTCGCTGGACGAGCGCCGGCTCGCGGTCCTGCGCAACCGGAAGATCGGATTCGTCTTCCAGTCGTTCAACCTCATCCCCCGGATGAGCGCGCTCGCCAACGTCGAACTGCCCATGGCGTACGGCGGGGTCGGCGCGGCCGAGCGGCGGACCCGTGCCCTGGCCGCCCTGGAGCAGGTCGGATTGTCCGACCGGGTCCGGCACGAGCCCAACGAGTTGTCCGGCGGCCAGCAGCAACGGGTCGCCGTGGCCAGGGCCCTCGTCACGGCGCCCGCGCTCCTGCTCGCCGACGAGCCGACCGGGAACCTCGACACCACCTCGACCGAGGACGTGCTGCGGATCTTCGACCGGCTGAGCGCCGGGGGACGGACCATCGTGCTCATCACCCACGAGGACGACGTGGCCGCCCGCGCCAAGCGGGTGATCCGGCTGGTGGACGGCCGGATCGTCGACGACCGCCGTCAGGCCCCGGTCGACGGGCCCCCGCCCAGCATGGCGGAGGTCGCCCCGTGA
- a CDS encoding efflux RND transporter periplasmic adaptor subunit, translating to MKLSTKRGALIVNGVLAVLLLGGAGIAYSSLGGGVSSASSADAAVRTVPVTRATVVASVSASGTVDSARKRSLGFASSGTVEKIYVKVGDKVTKGQILARLDDSAAQESLDAAAAALDSADDDTSTAAAYAEYVTARNAYRAARRAVQGTVIKAPFAGTVTAVNGTVGGSSGASGSSGSSGAASSASGSSGSGASPRTGTSGGSASASASGGSGGFIDIADTRRLQLVGTFTESDVTRLKVGQAAAIRFDALPGVTATGKITQIQPTASTSNNVVQYPVTISFTEVPEEVRLGQTATVQVIAGRAENVLAVPSTVISTAGGRSVVTVLRDGRQTPTPVEVGVKGDALTEITSGLTEGDQVVRPAATQQGGGFPGLGGGGGARGGMGGIGR from the coding sequence GTGAAGCTGTCGACCAAGCGCGGAGCGCTGATCGTTAACGGGGTCCTGGCGGTCCTGTTGCTGGGCGGCGCGGGGATCGCCTACTCCTCACTGGGCGGCGGTGTCTCCTCCGCCTCCTCCGCGGACGCGGCGGTGCGGACCGTGCCGGTGACCCGGGCCACGGTCGTCGCCTCGGTCTCCGCCTCAGGCACCGTGGACAGCGCCCGGAAACGCTCCCTCGGCTTCGCGTCGAGCGGCACCGTCGAGAAGATCTACGTCAAGGTCGGCGACAAGGTCACCAAGGGGCAGATCCTGGCCCGGCTGGACGACTCCGCCGCGCAGGAGAGCCTCGACGCCGCCGCCGCCGCCCTCGACTCCGCGGACGACGACACCTCCACCGCCGCGGCCTACGCCGAGTACGTCACGGCCAGGAACGCCTACCGGGCCGCCCGCCGCGCGGTGCAGGGCACTGTCATCAAGGCCCCGTTCGCCGGTACGGTCACCGCCGTCAACGGCACGGTCGGCGGGTCCTCCGGCGCGTCCGGCTCCTCCGGTTCCTCGGGGGCCGCGTCCTCGGCGTCCGGTTCCTCCGGCTCAGGGGCCTCGCCGAGGACGGGCACCTCGGGCGGCTCGGCGAGTGCGTCCGCCTCAGGCGGCTCGGGCGGGTTCATCGACATCGCGGACACCCGCAGGCTCCAGCTCGTCGGCACCTTCACCGAGTCCGACGTCACCAGGCTCAAGGTCGGCCAGGCGGCTGCGATCCGGTTCGACGCGCTGCCCGGCGTCACCGCCACGGGCAAGATCACACAGATCCAGCCGACCGCGTCCACCAGCAACAACGTGGTGCAGTACCCGGTGACGATCTCCTTCACGGAGGTGCCCGAGGAGGTCCGGCTGGGCCAGACGGCGACGGTGCAGGTCATCGCCGGCCGGGCGGAGAACGTGCTCGCCGTCCCGTCCACGGTGATCTCCACCGCGGGCGGCCGGAGTGTCGTGACCGTCCTGCGGGACGGCCGCCAGACGCCCACCCCGGTCGAGGTGGGGGTCAAGGGCGACGCGCTCACCGAGATCACCTCTGGACTCACCGAGGGCGACCAGGTCGTCCGCCCGGCGGCCACCCAGCAGGGCGGCGGGTTCCCCGGTCTCGGCGGCGGTGGCGGCGCCCGCGGCGGCATGGGAGGCATCGGCCGATGA
- the lhgO gene encoding L-2-hydroxyglutarate oxidase — protein MRVGVVGAGIVGLAVAREAARTRGAEVTVLDKEDHVGAHQTGHNSGVVHAGVYYRPDSLKARLCREGMAMLREYCVEHRIPYDEVGKLIVASTAAERPRLRVIAERARANGVPGIAELDALALREVEPHAVGAAAVHSPRTAIADFPAVARRLAADVVDGGGSVLLSHPVRAIRERAGGVDVLAGRRTLRFDRLIVCAGLGTDAVARLAGAPGDVRIVPFRGEYYALAGQARGLVRGLIYPVPDPRYPFLGVHLTRRIDGEVLVGPNAVMALALEGYSWRDVDLADLGRIAAWPGTRRLAAAHWRTGVREVLGSLAKRSFLRAARRYVPELTGADLVRAAGGVRAQAVGRNGDMLDDFSIDVHGRVTLVRNAPSPAATSSLAIARHIVGLASVLMS, from the coding sequence ATGAGGGTCGGAGTCGTCGGCGCGGGCATCGTCGGCCTGGCGGTGGCCAGGGAGGCGGCGCGGACCCGCGGTGCCGAGGTGACCGTCCTCGACAAGGAGGACCACGTCGGGGCCCACCAGACCGGGCACAACAGCGGTGTCGTGCACGCCGGCGTCTACTACCGGCCGGACTCGCTCAAGGCCCGGCTCTGCCGCGAGGGCATGGCCATGCTCAGGGAGTACTGCGTCGAGCACCGCATCCCCTACGACGAGGTCGGCAAGCTCATCGTCGCCTCCACCGCCGCCGAACGGCCGAGGCTGCGGGTGATCGCCGAGCGTGCCCGCGCCAACGGGGTTCCCGGCATCGCCGAGCTGGACGCGCTGGCCCTGCGCGAGGTGGAACCGCACGCCGTCGGCGCGGCGGCCGTGCACTCCCCGCGCACCGCGATCGCCGACTTCCCCGCGGTCGCCCGACGCCTGGCCGCCGACGTGGTGGACGGCGGCGGCTCGGTGCTGCTGTCGCACCCGGTACGGGCGATCCGGGAACGGGCGGGCGGGGTGGACGTCCTGGCCGGGCGGCGGACGCTCCGCTTCGACCGGCTGATCGTCTGCGCGGGCCTCGGCACCGACGCGGTCGCACGGCTCGCCGGGGCCCCCGGCGACGTACGGATAGTCCCCTTCCGGGGGGAGTACTACGCGCTGGCCGGTCAGGCGAGGGGCCTGGTCCGCGGGCTCATCTACCCGGTGCCCGACCCCCGCTACCCGTTCCTCGGCGTGCATCTGACCCGAAGGATCGACGGTGAGGTGCTGGTCGGCCCCAACGCGGTCATGGCGCTCGCGCTGGAGGGCTACTCCTGGCGCGACGTCGACCTGGCCGACCTGGGCCGGATCGCGGCCTGGCCGGGCACCCGCCGACTGGCCGCCGCGCACTGGCGGACCGGGGTACGGGAGGTGCTCGGCTCGCTGGCCAAGCGGTCGTTCCTGAGGGCCGCGCGCCGCTATGTCCCCGAACTGACCGGCGCCGACCTGGTCCGGGCCGCCGGGGGCGTCCGCGCGCAGGCCGTCGGCAGGAACGGCGACATGCTGGACGACTTCTCGATCGACGTGCACGGCCGCGTCACACTGGTGCGGAACGCCCCTTCACCCGCGGCGACGTCCAGTTTGGCCATTGCGCGGCATATTGTGGGTTTAGCCTCAGTGCTGATGAGTTAA
- a CDS encoding response regulator transcription factor: MTDSPEARLLIVEDEPNILELLAASLRFAGFGVNTAGTGTDAVAAVQRHRPDLIVLDVMLPDMDGFDVVRRLRGGGSDTPVVFLTARDATEDKIRGLTVGGDDYVTKPFSLEEVVARIRAVLRRTGAADMVPRLSRLTFADIELDEESHEVWRGGRAVSLSPTEFKLLRYFMANAGRVLSKAQILDHVWDYDFRGDVGIVESYVSVLRRKIDNVDPRLIHTLRGVGYVLRLPPAQ, from the coding sequence GTGACCGACTCACCCGAAGCCCGTCTGCTGATCGTCGAGGACGAGCCCAACATCCTGGAACTGCTGGCCGCGAGCCTGCGATTCGCCGGATTCGGGGTGAACACGGCCGGCACCGGCACCGACGCCGTCGCCGCGGTCCAGCGCCACCGTCCCGACCTCATCGTGCTCGACGTCATGCTCCCGGACATGGACGGCTTCGACGTCGTACGGCGCCTGCGCGGCGGCGGCAGCGACACGCCGGTGGTCTTCCTCACCGCGCGCGACGCCACCGAGGACAAGATCCGGGGGCTGACCGTGGGCGGGGACGACTACGTGACCAAGCCGTTCAGCCTGGAGGAGGTCGTGGCCCGGATCCGGGCCGTGCTGCGCCGTACCGGTGCCGCCGACATGGTTCCTCGCCTGTCGCGGCTCACCTTCGCCGACATCGAGCTCGACGAGGAGAGCCACGAGGTGTGGCGCGGCGGCAGGGCGGTGTCGCTGTCGCCGACGGAGTTCAAGCTGCTGCGTTACTTCATGGCCAACGCGGGACGGGTGCTGTCCAAGGCGCAGATCCTCGACCACGTGTGGGACTACGACTTCCGCGGCGACGTCGGGATCGTGGAGTCCTACGTCTCGGTGCTCCGGCGAAAGATCGACAACGTCGATCCCCGGCTCATCCACACCCTGCGCGGCGTGGGGTACGTGCTGCGCCTGCCGCCGGCACAGTGA
- a CDS encoding efflux RND transporter periplasmic adaptor subunit, with protein MRPTQLPKNVRVGGLALVALLLVGGGVIVALDDDAAGEPRVELAAARRGTVVAAVSAAGSTVDGGARQLGFGGSGTVTKVYVKAGDKVDKGDVLARIGSAPARERYSAAKAQLAAAEEALDTANSAASGTANSTATAQPGGQGRIGTGPDQTGTNGSGQERLPGCVPTTTRTPQPGPTPTATPGPTRTAAPSATGTPETGPVPVGSVTDTPGPGDGAPDPGKDTRQPHSSATDAPEPVTSSAPDGAHPPVTAAPAGGIAPAAYAPAAAPTPGEQSPRPDRRKARGGERTSRPEPAATVTVTAAPTVTVTATVTVTAPAPENPPAAEPTPGDPSYGPTAGPGTGDGTGPSHGPTAHNPTAGPDTTGRPTPTARPTTTARPTATARPTAGGDATPRPGVCPTPGDGADSGTGRITTRPPVQNDAGTRTGSDAGSGSPRTGGQGVLGVEQAEARVKQARAELTDAREELAGVRIVAPADGTVMSVAGGVGDKAGTGAFVTLGDLDELQVEALFTESDIGSLKLGQRATVTLATRPGEKYAGTVTGIAPTATTTDRLVRYGVKVSLDESPAGLLVGQSATVTVTVAESVEALYVPAQAVRTEGGVSRVTVQDGGERVVKTGVRSDQYVEIVSGLAENDRVILPGAATGEFPDSSWPEADAGTP; from the coding sequence ATGAGACCGACCCAGCTCCCGAAGAACGTGCGTGTGGGCGGACTCGCCCTGGTCGCCCTCCTCCTGGTGGGCGGCGGCGTGATCGTCGCGCTCGACGACGACGCGGCGGGAGAGCCCCGGGTGGAGCTGGCCGCGGCCAGGCGGGGAACGGTGGTCGCCGCGGTGTCGGCCGCCGGTTCCACCGTGGACGGCGGCGCCAGGCAGCTGGGCTTCGGTGGCTCGGGCACCGTCACGAAGGTCTACGTCAAGGCCGGTGACAAGGTCGACAAGGGTGACGTGCTCGCCAGGATCGGCTCCGCACCCGCCCGCGAGCGCTACTCCGCGGCCAAGGCCCAGCTCGCCGCGGCGGAGGAGGCCCTGGACACGGCGAACAGCGCGGCGAGCGGTACGGCGAACAGCACGGCGACGGCTCAGCCGGGCGGCCAGGGCCGCATCGGCACAGGACCCGACCAGACCGGTACGAACGGCTCCGGTCAGGAGCGCCTGCCGGGCTGCGTGCCCACGACGACCCGGACGCCGCAGCCGGGGCCCACCCCCACCGCCACGCCGGGGCCGACCCGCACCGCCGCCCCCTCCGCCACGGGCACGCCGGAGACCGGTCCCGTCCCGGTGGGATCGGTGACGGACACGCCGGGCCCCGGGGACGGTGCCCCGGACCCCGGGAAGGACACCCGGCAACCGCATTCCTCCGCCACGGACGCACCCGAACCGGTGACGTCGTCCGCGCCGGACGGAGCGCACCCGCCGGTGACGGCCGCCCCCGCGGGCGGGATCGCCCCTGCCGCGTACGCCCCTGCGGCGGCGCCGACGCCCGGAGAGCAGAGCCCCCGGCCCGACCGGCGCAAGGCCCGCGGCGGAGAGCGGACCTCCCGGCCCGAGCCGGCGGCCACCGTCACCGTGACGGCGGCCCCCACGGTGACGGTCACGGCCACCGTCACCGTCACCGCGCCTGCGCCGGAGAACCCGCCGGCTGCGGAACCCACCCCCGGTGACCCGTCGTACGGCCCGACGGCCGGTCCCGGCACCGGTGACGGGACCGGCCCGTCGCACGGCCCGACGGCCCACAACCCGACGGCCGGACCCGACACGACCGGCCGGCCCACCCCCACCGCCCGGCCCACCACGACCGCCCGGCCCACCGCGACCGCCCGGCCCACCGCCGGCGGCGACGCCACCCCCAGGCCCGGCGTCTGCCCCACCCCGGGCGACGGTGCGGACTCCGGCACCGGTCGGATCACGACCCGGCCCCCGGTACAGAACGACGCCGGGACCCGCACCGGGAGCGACGCGGGGAGCGGTTCCCCCCGCACCGGCGGCCAGGGAGTGCTCGGCGTGGAGCAGGCCGAGGCCCGCGTGAAGCAGGCGCGGGCCGAGCTCACCGACGCCAGGGAGGAACTGGCGGGCGTGCGCATCGTCGCCCCCGCCGACGGCACCGTCATGTCGGTGGCCGGCGGTGTCGGCGACAAGGCGGGCACCGGCGCGTTCGTCACCCTGGGCGATCTCGACGAACTCCAGGTGGAGGCGCTGTTCACCGAGTCCGACATCGGCAGCCTCAAGCTGGGGCAGCGGGCGACGGTCACCCTGGCCACCAGGCCCGGGGAGAAGTACGCCGGCACGGTGACCGGCATCGCACCCACCGCCACCACCACCGACCGGCTGGTGCGGTACGGCGTCAAGGTCTCCCTCGACGAGTCTCCGGCCGGTCTCCTGGTGGGTCAGAGCGCCACGGTCACCGTGACCGTCGCCGAGTCGGTGGAAGCGCTCTACGTCCCGGCCCAGGCCGTGCGGACCGAGGGCGGGGTCTCCCGGGTCACCGTGCAGGACGGCGGTGAGCGCGTCGTGAAGACGGGGGTGCGCAGCGACCAGTACGTCGAGATCGTCTCCGGGCTCGCCGAGAACGACCGCGTGATCCTGCCCGGCGCGGCCACCGGCGAGTTCCCCGACAGCAGCTGGCCGGAGGCCGACGCCGGAACCCCCTGA